A region from the Methanobrevibacter millerae genome encodes:
- a CDS encoding LL-diaminopimelate aminotransferase, translated as MVVKINENYLKLKSSYLFVEVARREAEFVEANPDADVIKMGIGDVTKPLVPAVVEAFQNAVEEMADADTFRGYGPEQGYDFLAEAIIKNDFEPYGVSLDVGEVFISDGAKCDTGNIQEIFGLDNKIAVTDPVYTVYVDTNVMAGRTGEMGDDGMYEGLTYLKCNSENDFVPELPSEPVDIIYLCYPNNPTGTTLTKDQLKVFVDYAKENKAIILFDAAYEVFINEENVPHTIYEIEGAREVAIEFRSFSKTAGFTGTRCAYTVVPKELIAWDSQGNEVEVNPLWNRRQTTKFNGVSYPVQRAAEATYSEEGKAQIKEVVDYYMENAKVIRESLTDLGLEVRGGISSPYIWVKTPNGMDSWDFFDILLKEANVVGTPGSGFGPSGQGYLRLTAFNTLENTKEAMDRISKLEF; from the coding sequence ATGGTTGTTAAAATTAATGAAAACTATCTTAAATTGAAAAGCAGCTATCTTTTTGTTGAAGTTGCTAGAAGAGAAGCTGAATTCGTTGAAGCAAATCCTGACGCTGATGTAATTAAAATGGGCATAGGCGACGTTACCAAGCCATTGGTTCCTGCAGTAGTTGAAGCGTTCCAAAATGCAGTTGAGGAAATGGCCGATGCAGACACCTTCAGGGGATACGGTCCGGAACAGGGTTATGACTTTTTGGCTGAAGCCATCATTAAAAACGATTTTGAGCCATATGGAGTTTCCCTTGACGTCGGTGAGGTATTCATCAGTGACGGCGCAAAATGTGATACCGGAAACATTCAGGAGATTTTTGGCCTGGACAATAAGATAGCCGTAACCGATCCTGTCTACACTGTTTACGTTGATACAAATGTCATGGCCGGAAGAACCGGCGAAATGGGTGATGACGGAATGTATGAAGGATTGACCTATCTCAAATGCAATTCCGAAAACGATTTCGTTCCTGAATTGCCTTCAGAACCTGTAGACATTATTTACTTATGTTATCCTAACAATCCGACAGGTACCACCCTGACAAAAGATCAGCTTAAGGTATTTGTCGACTATGCAAAGGAAAACAAGGCAATCATATTGTTCGATGCCGCTTATGAAGTATTTATCAATGAGGAAAACGTTCCTCACACAATCTATGAAATCGAAGGAGCCCGTGAAGTGGCCATTGAATTCAGAAGCTTTTCCAAAACCGCAGGATTTACCGGAACCCGTTGCGCATACACTGTCGTTCCAAAAGAACTGATTGCATGGGACAGTCAGGGCAATGAAGTTGAAGTAAATCCATTATGGAACAGAAGGCAGACCACCAAGTTCAACGGTGTATCCTATCCTGTACAGAGGGCAGCCGAAGCAACCTACTCAGAAGAGGGTAAAGCTCAAATCAAGGAAGTCGTTGACTATTATATGGAAAACGCAAAGGTCATTAGGGAAAGCCTGACAGATTTGGGTCTTGAAGTCCGTGGAGGAATCAGCTCCCCTTACATCTGGGTAAAAACGCCTAACGGAATGGATTCCTGGGATTTCTTTGACATTCTTTTAAAAGAAGCCAACGTTGTCGGAACTCCTGGTTCAGGATTCGGACCAAGCGGACAGGGCTATTTAAGACTTACAGCATTTAACACTTTGGAAAATACCAAAGAAGCAATGGACAGAATTTCAAAATTAGAATTTTAG
- a CDS encoding DUF6891 domain-containing protein has translation MNQDLVNEVNDLIDLLAKSGFFSSDEILEILEDQFIEEEIDFSGYDISSNDFNNHNFSLLEECFKGLALKSIIGVHNCGYDFEEGVEDIFELYVHLFNNKYAVEGFCFYTFEDVEDAIESEVLRITFGDFQRDESKSLKIGKTVYGSLSGAGFDLNWNESVNDPIKIVNFQWDKKYDENKEYEIEGAYDLFVGVIDEK, from the coding sequence ATGAATCAGGATTTGGTTAATGAAGTAAATGATTTGATTGATTTATTGGCTAAATCCGGATTTTTCTCATCCGATGAGATTCTGGAAATCCTTGAAGACCAGTTTATCGAAGAGGAAATTGACTTTTCCGGGTACGATATATCTTCAAACGATTTCAACAACCATAACTTTTCTCTTTTAGAGGAATGCTTTAAAGGTTTGGCTTTAAAATCAATCATCGGTGTTCATAACTGCGGTTATGATTTCGAAGAAGGCGTTGAGGACATATTCGAATTATATGTTCATTTATTTAATAATAAATATGCTGTGGAGGGCTTTTGCTTTTACACCTTTGAGGATGTGGAGGATGCCATTGAAAGCGAGGTCTTGAGAATAACCTTCGGGGACTTTCAAAGGGATGAAAGCAAGTCTTTAAAAATCGGTAAAACGGTTTATGGGTCTTTGTCCGGTGCAGGTTTCGATTTGAACTGGAATGAAAGTGTAAACGATCCGATAAAAATCGTAAATTTCCAATGGGATAAGAAGTATGATGAGAATAAAGAATATGAAATTGAAGGAGCTTATGATTTGTTTGTAGGTGTTATAGATGAAAAGTGA
- a CDS encoding DUF6882 domain-containing protein: MKTIEEPVVIREGDSFKMVLSKYGALALDKQENLSELIGDTEGTLDLDNGTVVFGDVSLPIQVLGFYREDLHQWSWAWDSEEIFGADLIKAAAEMRQAGIDAGIPEYSSPIIQADFNACHTLAMTTVAILDMDAYYAVSEEGLDIFVAIEAGNLEENNSVEKFKDTFYTFQKNFGVYGRIALDSYAKLKGYSVNKHDDFDVVYIGESRIIIGYTERGNVKSIQMLLEED; this comes from the coding sequence TTGAAAACTATTGAAGAACCTGTTGTTATCCGTGAAGGAGACTCATTTAAAATGGTCTTATCCAAATACGGTGCGCTTGCTTTGGACAAGCAGGAAAACCTCTCAGAACTCATTGGAGATACCGAAGGCACTTTGGATTTGGACAACGGTACTGTGGTCTTTGGGGACGTCTCCCTTCCGATTCAGGTCCTCGGATTCTATCGCGAAGACCTCCACCAGTGGTCCTGGGCATGGGACAGCGAGGAAATCTTCGGAGCAGATTTGATTAAGGCCGCAGCCGAAATGAGGCAGGCAGGAATCGATGCAGGAATTCCGGAATATTCTTCTCCTATAATACAGGCGGATTTCAACGCATGCCACACATTGGCGATGACTACCGTTGCGATTCTGGACATGGATGCATATTATGCTGTCAGCGAAGAGGGACTTGACATATTTGTAGCCATTGAAGCCGGAAATCTCGAGGAAAACAACAGCGTTGAGAAGTTCAAGGACACTTTCTACACCTTCCAGAAGAATTTCGGCGTCTACGGAAGAATTGCATTGGATTCCTACGCAAAGCTCAAGGGATATAGTGTAAATAAGCATGATGATTTTGATGTTGTCTATATAGGTGAAAGCCGTATCATCATAGGATATACCGAAAGGGGCAATGTAAAGTCAATTCAGATGCTTTTAGAAGAGGATTGA
- a CDS encoding glutamate--tRNA ligase: MNDLEEIVYKHALLNAAKHKGNANPGAVMGSIMANEPELRSRAKEIGPLSGKIVAQVNAMSAEEQASEMEKLGVEVQDKKPKAKEAGLQELPGTHENIVLRFAPNPSGPLHIGHTRAAVPNAEYVKRHDGKLILRIEDTDPKRVYEDAYEMIPEDLKWLGINPDEIVFQSDRFEIYYDYARQLIEKGAAYMCTCDGADFKELKDNCKACPCRDNSVEENLELWDKFDTMEAGEAVLRVKTDINHKNPAIRDWVAMRIVEETHPRLGNKYRIYPMMNFSVAVDDHLMGMTHVLRGKDHLANSEKQKYLYDHMGWDLPEFIHYGRLKMEDIALSTSKALAGIEDGTYSGWDDPRLGTLRAIARRGIRPEAIYNLITEIGVKMADSAISWKKIYGLNRNLLEPIANRYFFVEDPQLIEVEGYADGEIVIERPLHADHLDRGNRLLPFAGSAYLAKSDIADGVFRLMDAINVDISGDKVTYNSTSFEDARDLKARIIQWVPYDDNVNVTIVMDDASLKKGLGESALKDLEVGDVVQFERVGFARLDEVTDDELIFYFAHK; this comes from the coding sequence ATGAATGATTTAGAAGAAATTGTATATAAGCATGCCTTGCTTAATGCGGCCAAGCATAAGGGAAATGCAAATCCCGGTGCCGTTATGGGTTCAATAATGGCAAACGAGCCGGAACTGAGAAGCAGGGCAAAGGAAATCGGACCTCTTTCAGGAAAAATAGTAGCTCAGGTAAACGCTATGTCTGCAGAAGAGCAGGCAAGCGAAATGGAAAAGCTGGGCGTTGAAGTTCAGGACAAAAAGCCCAAGGCAAAAGAGGCAGGCCTGCAGGAACTTCCGGGAACTCATGAAAACATAGTTCTTCGTTTCGCTCCAAATCCAAGCGGACCTCTGCATATCGGACACACTAGAGCTGCCGTTCCAAATGCAGAATATGTAAAAAGGCATGACGGCAAACTGATATTGAGAATTGAGGATACCGATCCGAAAAGGGTTTATGAAGACGCTTATGAAATGATTCCTGAGGATTTAAAGTGGCTTGGAATCAATCCTGATGAAATCGTTTTCCAGTCAGACCGGTTCGAAATCTATTACGATTATGCACGCCAATTGATTGAGAAGGGCGCAGCTTACATGTGTACCTGTGACGGCGCTGACTTCAAGGAGCTTAAGGATAACTGCAAGGCATGTCCGTGCAGGGACAATTCCGTTGAGGAAAACCTTGAATTATGGGATAAGTTCGATACTATGGAAGCCGGTGAGGCTGTCTTAAGGGTTAAAACAGATATCAATCACAAGAACCCTGCAATCCGTGACTGGGTGGCTATGAGAATAGTTGAGGAAACCCATCCGAGACTGGGCAACAAATACAGGATTTATCCTATGATGAACTTCTCCGTAGCGGTGGATGACCATCTGATGGGAATGACTCACGTTTTAAGGGGAAAGGACCATCTGGCAAACAGCGAAAAGCAGAAATACCTCTACGACCACATGGGATGGGATTTGCCTGAGTTCATTCATTACGGCAGGCTTAAAATGGAGGACATCGCATTGAGTACCTCAAAGGCTCTTGCAGGAATCGAGGATGGCACCTACAGCGGATGGGACGATCCAAGGCTCGGAACATTAAGAGCCATTGCAAGGCGTGGAATAAGGCCTGAAGCCATTTACAATCTCATAACAGAAATAGGCGTTAAGATGGCCGATTCAGCAATCAGCTGGAAGAAAATCTACGGATTGAACCGTAATTTATTGGAACCTATAGCAAACCGTTATTTCTTTGTTGAAGACCCTCAGCTAATCGAGGTTGAAGGTTATGCGGACGGCGAGATTGTAATCGAAAGGCCGCTTCATGCAGACCATCTCGACAGGGGAAACAGGCTCCTTCCGTTTGCAGGCAGTGCTTATCTTGCAAAATCAGACATTGCAGACGGCGTATTCAGGCTGATGGATGCAATTAATGTGGACATTTCAGGAGATAAGGTAACTTACAATTCAACTTCCTTTGAAGATGCAAGGGATCTGAAGGCCAGAATCATCCAGTGGGTGCCTTATGATGATAATGTCAACGTTACTATTGTAATGGATGACGCATCACTTAAAAAAGGCCTCGGCGAGTCAGCATTAAAAGATCTGGAAGTTGGAGACGTTGTACAGTTCGAAAGGGTCGGTTTTGCACGTTTGGATGAAGTAACGGATGATGAGCTGATATTCTACTTTGCCCACAAATAG
- a CDS encoding macro domain-containing protein → MKSSIEVKQVNIVDLDVDAVVNAANSQLLEGGGVCGAIFRKAGSAELAMACSEIGGCETGNAVITPGFNLSSKYVIHAVGPVWQGGNSNEVELLYSAYKNSLKLAKENDCTSIAFPLISSGIYGYPKKAAWKIAISSCSDFINDNPDYSINIIFAVLSEESLKLGESTIEMIFAK, encoded by the coding sequence ATGAAAAGCAGTATTGAAGTAAAACAGGTTAATATAGTGGATTTGGATGTTGATGCTGTTGTAAATGCAGCAAACAGTCAGCTTCTTGAAGGGGGCGGTGTATGCGGTGCGATATTTCGAAAAGCCGGATCAGCTGAACTTGCAATGGCATGCTCTGAAATCGGAGGATGTGAAACCGGAAATGCGGTAATCACTCCGGGATTCAATCTTTCATCCAAATACGTTATCCATGCGGTCGGTCCCGTCTGGCAGGGAGGAAACAGCAATGAGGTGGAGCTTCTCTACAGCGCCTATAAAAATTCCCTGAAATTGGCTAAGGAAAACGATTGCACTTCAATAGCTTTTCCTCTGATTTCATCAGGAATTTACGGATATCCGAAAAAGGCTGCATGGAAAATAGCCATTAGCTCATGCAGCGACTTCATTAATGACAATCCAGACTATTCAATTAATATAATCTTTGCGGTATTGAGCGAGGAGTCTTTAAAACTCGGCGAAAGCACAATTGAGATGATTTTCGCAAAATAA
- a CDS encoding ATPase: MNETILLIWAIIAIVGIIAVIAVKLYYRDKDDEKEDFTNITTQNPLQEMISEQEKKNSSKINNNTKPKNPVSDYFARQNEPEITLRKEGTRANTQFDPYIVPETNRNNNMNRNISYSSQNQVLINYEDNVQKFQEPITETQRDIMNKNNNEDKNSDVSYTKTSESKHELKDLFTIDELIKESKRKDDEREKESQTIRKEEDDNSDIKESIKKNQEAAKKDDEIRDIEDIRSSIEKMHEIAEAIKASDNEDVPSQAVASQKDIDEAIDSASNEAEEEITEISETNSITDAVIKKESEDTTVQETLDVKEESVPEEKAESVEESVPEEKPEIFKEEVPEEKTESIKDAIPESEEIKTPTLKSPTKVEEDSVSILSGADEDYEFGASIDSSNLFEDENGELSDLDYRKDLAKFTNSIKNSGIVKDIRQKLAPESSDDELDSLNEDFIRNVNSYTDEANEFYDDYDDYAPIINETHEDYVEPEEDEIRQENTRRVFENAKSSASIDNILESEPIPTPKAIPEKSSLKVLINNNEEVLRKGDEIIFNHEGDTYSSKVYSINGDDIKVKYRRQDITIKPSDIKKIY; this comes from the coding sequence ATGAACGAAACTATATTGTTAATCTGGGCAATTATTGCCATTGTTGGTATAATCGCTGTGATAGCTGTCAAACTATATTACAGAGATAAGGATGATGAAAAAGAGGACTTTACAAACATTACAACTCAAAATCCCCTGCAGGAAATGATTTCCGAGCAGGAAAAGAAAAACAGCAGCAAAATTAATAACAACACCAAGCCAAAAAATCCGGTTTCCGATTATTTCGCAAGACAGAATGAACCTGAAATCACCCTTAGAAAGGAAGGCACACGTGCAAATACCCAATTTGACCCATATATTGTTCCTGAGACGAACAGAAATAACAATATGAATAGAAACATTAGTTATTCATCCCAAAATCAAGTTTTAATTAATTATGAAGATAACGTTCAAAAGTTCCAAGAACCAATAACCGAAACCCAGAGAGATATTATGAATAAAAATAATAATGAAGATAAAAATTCCGATGTCAGCTATACCAAAACAAGCGAAAGCAAGCATGAGCTTAAAGACTTGTTTACAATCGATGAACTGATTAAGGAATCAAAAAGAAAAGATGACGAAAGGGAAAAGGAATCCCAAACCATCAGAAAAGAGGAAGATGACAATTCAGACATTAAAGAAAGCATCAAAAAGAATCAGGAAGCTGCCAAAAAGGACGATGAAATCAGAGACATCGAAGACATCAGAAGCAGCATTGAAAAGATGCATGAAATTGCTGAAGCAATCAAAGCCTCAGACAATGAGGACGTTCCTTCACAAGCCGTAGCTTCACAAAAGGACATTGATGAAGCCATCGATTCAGCAAGCAATGAAGCTGAAGAGGAAATCACTGAAATTTCAGAAACAAATTCAATAACCGACGCTGTCATCAAAAAGGAAAGCGAAGATACAACCGTTCAGGAAACCCTTGACGTTAAAGAGGAAAGCGTACCTGAAGAAAAAGCAGAAAGTGTCGAAGAATCAGTTCCAGAAGAAAAGCCTGAAATTTTCAAAGAGGAAGTTCCTGAAGAAAAAACCGAAAGCATCAAGGATGCAATCCCTGAAAGCGAGGAAATCAAGACTCCTACCCTTAAATCTCCAACCAAAGTTGAAGAGGACAGCGTAAGTATTCTTTCAGGTGCGGATGAGGATTACGAGTTCGGAGCTTCAATCGATTCATCCAACTTATTTGAAGATGAAAACGGCGAGTTAAGCGATCTGGATTACAGAAAAGACCTTGCCAAATTCACCAATTCCATTAAAAATTCAGGCATCGTCAAGGATATTCGTCAAAAGCTGGCTCCTGAAAGCAGCGACGATGAACTGGATTCATTGAATGAGGACTTCATCAGAAACGTCAACTCATACACCGACGAAGCCAATGAATTCTATGATGACTATGACGATTATGCTCCTATAATCAACGAAACCCACGAGGATTATGTGGAACCTGAAGAAGACGAAATAAGACAGGAAAATACCAGAAGAGTATTTGAAAATGCAAAAAGCAGCGCTTCAATCGACAACATCCTTGAAAGCGAACCTATTCCTACTCCAAAGGCAATTCCTGAAAAGTCAAGCCTCAAGGTATTGATTAACAACAATGAGGAAGTCTTAAGAAAAGGCGATGAAATTATCTTTAACCACGAAGGAGATACCTATTCAAGCAAAGTGTACTCCATTAACGGTGATGACATCAAAGTAAAATACAGAAGGCAGGACATTACAATCAAGCCAAGCGACATTAAAAAGATATATTAA
- a CDS encoding tetratricopeptide repeat protein, with amino-acid sequence MSDAIETAKVYIEEENYDEALRLAKKRHGKDDVESYLKILDLLIEKDYLLALEEKGMYYQYFDETHDDGDYGEKYFDEYLTKQPRSINVLCDKAMSRFNKNHIDEALEYMDKAEEKYKSYSPIEKPRISKKEVKMGKIELLIQAKRYDEALKNLTDYESRYGEDEKLILYKGSMLQKNGQNNEALKYLERSIESEETIIAFNAKGDALYELKEYSEALKNYKNCISYEQRAQEDLELVTNFNYKAAFCCVKLGNDKEAIKYLNKTINMLNEHGRLPKDLEAIYQKCSFEKERILKSGDVKDKEFRKTRFLSARHAIYALIVIFILYIILKMNGY; translated from the coding sequence ATGAGCGATGCTATTGAAACTGCAAAAGTGTACATTGAAGAAGAAAATTATGACGAAGCTCTAAGATTAGCTAAAAAAAGACACGGGAAAGATGACGTTGAATCCTATTTGAAAATATTGGATTTATTGATTGAAAAAGATTATCTGCTTGCCCTTGAAGAAAAGGGAATGTATTATCAGTATTTTGATGAGACTCACGACGATGGAGATTACGGCGAAAAGTATTTTGATGAATACTTAACCAAACAACCTCGCTCCATTAACGTTCTCTGCGACAAGGCAATGTCAAGATTCAACAAGAACCACATTGACGAAGCCCTTGAGTACATGGACAAGGCAGAAGAAAAGTACAAGTCATATTCGCCGATAGAAAAGCCCCGCATTTCCAAAAAGGAAGTGAAGATGGGCAAAATCGAACTGTTAATCCAGGCCAAAAGATATGATGAAGCCCTTAAAAACCTCACCGATTATGAAAGCCGCTATGGCGAAGACGAAAAGCTTATTCTATACAAAGGTTCCATGCTTCAAAAAAACGGTCAGAACAATGAGGCTTTAAAATATCTGGAGAGATCCATTGAAAGCGAAGAGACAATAATCGCATTCAACGCAAAAGGTGATGCCTTATACGAGCTTAAGGAATATTCCGAAGCCCTCAAAAATTACAAGAACTGCATAAGCTATGAACAGCGTGCACAGGAAGATTTGGAACTCGTTACAAACTTCAACTACAAGGCCGCTTTCTGCTGCGTGAAGCTCGGCAACGACAAGGAAGCCATCAAATACCTGAACAAAACAATCAACATGCTGAATGAGCACGGAAGACTTCCGAAAGACCTGGAAGCCATTTATCAGAAATGCTCATTTGAAAAGGAAAGGATTTTAAAAAGCGGTGATGTCAAGGATAAGGAATTCAGGAAAACGAGATTCCTCTCAGCAAGACATGCCATTTACGCATTAATCGTTATTTTCATACTGTATATAATCTTAAAAATGAACGGGTATTAA